The following are encoded together in the Penicillium digitatum chromosome 3, complete sequence genome:
- a CDS encoding putative integral membrane protein produces the protein MFRSIRPDICWANPRDLVLAFQHKHKRSVSDAENSISQSDLTKRHHRTASETASTVSVCLPDDIISLAPSSSTASRAAFTQDFEFAANADVGQKISDASCQCVTELRSEGSWVIKVALSPVEGAVAELPLECWSIQKESVDPQYQPRYTARDSYHRKIDLVVGLPVNAWEIQYEKAGLHPPVKSFSHTTHPHTGKRVLGPGIEVKAADRNSVEASLQDLPPLIGCTAVGEDWKFYIAVGAEESGTLKEVRLWGPISDLDGHITSVKHITSLLRTLRRVMEYTIGHYKDGIFEAMTSR, from the exons ATGTTCCGTTCCATTCGCCCTGATATCTGCTGGGCAAATCCCCGCGATCTTGTCTTGG CATTTCAGCACAAACACAAAAGGTCGGTGTCTGATGCCGAGAATTCGATATCGCAATCGGATCTTACCAAGAGACACCACCGAACTGCTTCCGAAACAGCATCAACGGTTTCCGTCTGTCTACCTGACGATATCATCTCTCTAGCCCCATCAAGTTCCACAGCTAGTCGGG CCGCTTTCACTCAAGATTTTGAGTTTGCTGCTAATGCCGATGTGGGTCAGAAAATCTCGGATGCCTCATGCCAATGTGTCACCGAACTACGCAGTGAAGGTTCTTGGGTGATTAAGGTAGCACTGTCGCCAGTGGAGGGCGCTGTTGCAGAACTGCCGTTAGAATGTTGGAGCAT CCAAAAAGAGTCGGTTGACCCCCAGTACCAACCTCGCTATACAGCCCGAGATTCATATCACCGCAAAATTGATTTGGTTGTCGGGCTTCCCGTGAACGCTTGGGAAATTCAATATGAAAAGGCAGGGCTCCATCCTCCCGTGAAATCTTTTAGCCATACGACCCATCCACACACTGGGAAACGTGTTCTAGGCCCTGGTATTGAGGTTAAAGCTGCGGATAGGAATTCGGTAGAAGC GAGTTTACAAGACCTACCTCCACTTATTGGTTGTACTGCTGTTGGAGAGGACTGGAAATTCTACATAGCAGTCGGAGCTGAAGAGTCTGGTACCTTAAAAGAAGTA CGTCTTTGGGGTCCTATATCTGACCTAGATGGCCACATCACAAGTGTAAAACATATCACGTCTCTTTTGAGAACCCTTCGTCGAGTCATGGAGTACACAATCGGGCACTACAAGGATGGGATTTTCGAAGCCATGACCTCTAGGTAA
- a CDS encoding amidase signature enzyme, with translation MALVRDPYFWKRFSTAVHQDEESRAVGKGVHSKQDEVSWLDRERRKSKRSIIWGFVIFCGVVLIIIVCVVLWWLAKNNWLKPRPGTT, from the exons ATGGCTCTTGTGCGAGACCCATATTTCTGGAAACGGTTCTCAACTGCGGTCCACCAGGACGAAGAGTCCAGAGCAGTTGGCAAAGGAGTACACTCAAAACAAGATGA GGTATCATGGCTTGACCGCGAACGACGAAAGAGCAAGCGTTCCATCATCTGGGGCTTCGTCATTTTCTGTGGCGTAGTGCTCATTATCATTGTCTGTGTGGTTCTATGGTGGCTTGCCAAGAACAACTGGCTCAAACCCCGGCCGGGTACCACTTGA
- a CDS encoding RNA polymerase Rpb2, domain 7, translating into MITIVIGEEPSEELFREEVVTLTAAMITRLEGEAFLDCITFPAMAITIFGQMKARVIEANFSYQGLKIKKSQLYDFSINENAHKSMAILLGFMCADLVGDPRCDGAERPKAKCLI; encoded by the exons ATGATTACCATTGTAATTGGAGAGGAGCCTAGCGAAGAGCTGTTCCGGGAAGAGGTTGTGACCCTCACCGCAGCGATGATCACTCGACTAGAAGGCGAGGCATTTCTAGACTGCATTACTTTTCCC GCCATGGCGATCACAATCTTCGGTCAGATGAAAGCCCGAGTGATTGAAGCGAATTTCAGTTACCAAGGTCtgaagatcaagaagagcCAGCTTTATGATTTCTCCATAAACGAAAATGCACACAAGAGTATGGCTATTCTGCTGGGATTCATGTGTGCCGACCTAGTCGGGGATCCTAGGTGCGATGGGGCAGAGCGGCCAAAGGCCAAATGCCTAATTTGA
- a CDS encoding Phosphatidylserine decarboxylase family protein, with the protein MAQTSSQHHLHGVGNWMPADHNAHKEWLGGIIQQVEDDSEKPLHPVLEEFKELIESNTRIYMLLSSMFKEVPRNKRYGHDPTGNPEIRDYSHFLHVINHLLTTAPSWTDKAHRVGLVGLPINAVLDWPMGTPSGYAAFLDPEINAMIKKILNVWAEFLRSPKSADVLNETAHGWFGKTGHRDLTAVAKIGHLAETDLRFHDLFECDPSAPNHGFKSWDDFFTRTLKDGIRPVEEPEDGKVIANACEAKPYRLARHVHARDKFWIKSQPYSVLDMLGHDAFAPLFVGGTIYQAFLSALSYHRWHSPVSGKVVKAYVVDGTYYSEPLFEGVGNPEIEQKDVDMAGQVTSQGYITSTATRALIFIEADEPGIGLVAFVGVGMAEVSTCDITVKEGDRLKKGDELGMFHFGGSTHCLLFRKGVYVSGFPEPGMAENKPVRSKLAVVS; encoded by the exons ATGGCACAAACTAGTTCCCAACACCACCTTCACGG TGTCGGCAACTGGATGCCAGCAGACCACAACGCCCACAAAGAATGGTTAGGAGGAATAATCCAACAAGTCGAAGACGATTCTGAGAAACCCCTTCACCCAGTCCTGGAGGAATTTAAAGAACTCATCGAATCCAATACACGCATCTACATGCTCCTGAGTTCAATGTTCAAGGAAGTCCCACGGAACAAGCGATACGGCCACGACCCAACAGGCAATCCCGAAATTCGCGATTATTCCCACTTCCTGCATGTCATCAACCACCTCCTCACTACTGCCCCTTCCTGGACCGACAAGGCACACCGTGTTGGGCTCGTCGGTTTACCTATTAATGCCGTCCTAGATTGGCCGATGGGTACACCTAGTGGGTATGCGGCTTTCCTAGATCCCGAGATCAATGCGATGATCAAGAAGATCTTGAACGTGTGGGCCGAGTTCCTGCGATCGCCCAAATCTGCTGACGTGTTGAACGAGACTGCCCACGGATGGTTTGGTAAAACTGGTCATCGGGATCTCACAGCTGTTGCAAAGATTGGTCATCTGGCCGAGACAGATTTGCGATTTCACGATCTGTTCGAGTGTGACCCATCTGCGCCAAATCATGGATTCAAGTCGTGGGATGACTTCTTCACCCGCACCTTGAAAGACGGGATACGTCCCGTGGAGGAACCGGAGGATGGAAAGGTTATCGCGAACGCGTGTGAGGCGAAACCGTATCGGCTCGCGCGCCATGTTCATGCCCGTGACAAGTTCTGGATCAAGAGTCAGCCATACTCTGTGCTTGATATGCTGGGTCATGATGCGTTTGCGCCGCTGTTTGTGGGCGGCACTATTTACCAGGCATTTCTTAGTGCCTTGAGCTATCACCGTTGGCATTCACCTGTTAGTGGGAAGGTTGTCAAGGCGTATGTTGTTGACGGTACTTACTATTCGGAACCGCTGTTTGAGGGGGTTGGGAACCCGGAGATCGAGCAGAAAGATGTTGATATGGCCGGTCAGGTTACTTCGCAGGGATATATTACGTCAACGGCCACGCGGGCACTGATTTTCATTGAAGCCGATGAGCCAGGCATTGGTTTAGTGGCATTTGTTGGAGTTGGCATGGCCGAAGTTTCGACCTGTGATATTACTGTCAAAGAAGGGGATAGACTGAAGAAAGGAGACGAACTTGGTATGTTCCATTTTGGTGGTTCGACACATTGTCTTCTTTTCCGGAAGGGGGTCTATGTGTCTGGGTTCCCAGAGCCCGGGATGGCAGAGAACAAGCCTGTCCGAAGCAAACTGGCGGTTGTGTCATGA
- a CDS encoding Acetamidase, putative — translation MLPPFDYLTYRRIRNQKRAERELRFTGLPHHYHLRIADQDRKIINRPIEELVHEVQVSAVSPLDVLRTYGKVAKRAQERTNCITELMLPEAEAWLESEINLKGPLAGIPVSLKDSIHVKGFDASVGYAALAGKPILEDGPMVQLLKDAGAVPYAKTALPITLLSFESDNGLWGQCRNPHVPAYSPGGSTGGEAALLAQGGRIGIGSDVAGSVRVPAAWSGIYSLRCSTGRWPKGGVNTSMPGQEGIPSVFSPMARTLDDLTYFTRAIILMEPWKYDHTVHPIAWRSEIESEAQNKPLRVGVMTSDGVVPPTPAIERAIATTVAALTEAGHTVSEITTPPNADPLTGLHLASQLLNSDGCHHFNANLKSFEPSDPGAIQLSRIAHLPAPLRYLYYLYVRYVRRDVVSATLIRDFGPKSSAQLWTLTAQREAFRAVWHKWWDAEPQQFDFILCPVNATPALPHKAMHDAVSSCGYTFLWNLLDYSAGVIPVGHVDPIRDALAAPYKTALKRLGCNHGIARGAWKHYDSAKMAGLPTAVQVVGRRWQEEHVLRYMAAVEKALDQYTDPQTGESCRYTLLEID, via the exons ATGTTGCCTCCCTTCGATTACCTTACCTACCGTCGCATACG CAACCAAAAACGAGCCGAACGAGAACTCCGGTTTACGGGTCTTCCACACCACTATCATCTCCGCATTGCTGACCAGGACCGAAAGATTATCAATCGGCCCATCGAGGAACTTGTTCACGAGGTCCAAGTCTCAGCTGTATCTCCACTTGATGTCCTTCGCACCTATGGAAAGGTAGCCAAAAGGGCCCAGGAGCGGACTAACTGTATTACCGAGCTGATGCTGCCCGAGGCCGAGGCTTGGCTGGAGTCGGAGATCAACCTGAAGGGTCCATTGGCTGGTATTCCGGTTTCTTTAAAGGATTCTATTCACGTCAAGGGATTCGATGCAAGTGTGGGGTACGCAGCTCTGGCTGGAAAGCCTATTTTGGAAGATGGGCCTATGGTGCAGCTCTTGAAAGATGCCG GGGCTGTTCCGTACGCTAAAACTGCTCTCCCAATCACTCTACTCTCTTTTGAGTCAGACAACGGCCTCTGGGGTCAATGCCGCAATCCACATGTCCCAGCATACTCGCCGGGTGGCTCAACCGGTGGAGAGGCAGCGTTGCTGGCGCAGGGTGGCCGTATTGGTATTGGATCCGATGTGGCTGGCTCGGTGCGGGTTCCCGCCGCCTGGAGTGGTATTTATTCTCTCCGCTGCAGTACTGGCCGCTGGCCCAAGGGCGGCGTGAATACCAGCATGCCCGGTCAGGAGGGTATTCCCAGTGTATTTAGTCCTATGGCCCGCACCTTGGATGATTTGACATACTTCACTCGTGCCATAATTCTCATGGAGCCTTGGAAATACGACCACACTGTGCACCCCATTGCCTGGCGCAGTGAGATCGAGTCCGAGGCTCAAAACAAGCCTCTTCGCGTCGGAGTGATGACCTCGGATG GCGTCGTTCCCCCAACCCCAGCTATTGAGCGTGCCATCGCAACAACAGTAGCCGCCCTCACCGAAGCAGGCCACACAGTCTCAGAAATCACCACCCCACCCAATGCAGACCCCTTAACCGGCCTGCACCTTGCCTCGCAACTCCTCAACTCAGATGGCTGCCACCACTTCAACGCCAACCTCAAGAGCTTtgaaccctccgacccaggCGCCATCCAACTCTCCCGCATCGCTCACCTCCCCGCTCCGCTCCGCTACCTTTACTACCTCTACGTGCGCTATGTCCGCCGCGACGTGGTCTCCGCCACTCTCATCCGCGACTTCGGTCCCAAGTCATCCGCTCAGCTGTGGACCCTAACCGCCCAGCGCGAAGCTTTTCGCGCCGTCTGGCACAAGTGGTGGGATGCCGAGCCCCAGCAATTCGATTTCATCTTGTGTCCTGTCAACGCTACCCCGGCTCTCCCGCATAAGGCCATGCACGACGCCGTCTCCTCGTGTGGCTACACTTTTCTCTGGAACCTGCTCGACTACTCCGCCGGTGTTATCCCCGTTGGACATGTAGACCCTATCCGCGACGCCCTCGCCGCACCGTACAAAACCGCCCTTAAGCGTCTGGGCTGTAACCACGGCATTGCTCGCGGTGCGTGGAAACACTATGACTCGGCCAAGATGGCTGGTCTCCCCACTGCCGTGCAGGTCGTCGGTCGCCGCTGGCAGGAAGAGCATGTTCTCAGGTACATGGCTGCTGTGGAGAAGGCACTTGACCAATACACCGATCCACAGACCGGTGAGAGCTGTCGGTATACCCTCTTGGAAATTGATTAA
- a CDS encoding Oligophrenin-1 yields MASRKKQPSSKKDGIHFVNARPTSETERLKAQRLVRAHVGRWISDQTKDRSAGHSNPRARPVRSAVPPLPTIDHAGLGPSFTIVSRPSSSHREGNHGQSFTFTHVSRPNQTDYRDSPFPPSQASDSSDSSSSDDASTVTTFSSKALAVIRFNDRSSPERLERNLSGVFDPFATYPAPRNFEPDMINLSERYLTGVVWPGLAPRPQSTRAAASKWFDLSMADPALFTAFMFGSLCHLRVQWQNNWVPGTVFGQRERRALQLCEMESIKLINQAVRDPDRVVSDAVLLSVICMAHHQAEEKSAQQHRRTPFNPPFPRLQWIDVYGCLPPNMIHVKGLLQLIKMRGGLANIHTEGLAATISFSDIMSCSILSVHPCFDFWPLADCRRGLSVQELLGFGPSDVAQGFGHLQEIGVTRQMAEAFQAVHTYIGIIKASPTSTHDVSLLVDQRNLTQHTLLCLSPASELLFAHPTHAATYEACRLAALVFGVGVLFPIPAQNTPLNRLARLIQSVLLQPSSADLWTSPAARLPLIWVLALGGIAANDTRERTWFATALGDITRGTGLMSWESIKSVLASMLWYDVACDSAAEALWQENASRYTYAIQ; encoded by the exons ATGGCGTCGAGAAAGAAACAACCGTCCTCCAAGAAGGATGGCATCCATTTCGTCAATGCTAGACCTACCTCCGAGACTGAACGATTGAAAGCCCAGCGTCTGGTGCGTGCTCATGTCGGACGCTGGATTTCAGATCAAACAAAGGACCGATCCGCTGGCCACTCTAACCCACGCGCCCGACCCGTCCGCAGCGCCGTGCCCCCCTTACCCACCATTGATCACGCCGGTCTCGGCCCCTCTTTTACCATCGTTTCGCGCCCCTCAAGCTCCCATCGTGAGGGAAACCACGGTCAAAGCTTCACCTTTACGCACGTCTCCCGCCCCAACCAGACTGACTACCGAGACTCGCCGTTTCCACCGTCGCAGGCCAGCGATAGCAGCGATAGCAGTAGCAGCGACGATGCGAGTACTGTGACAACATTCTCCTCGAAGGCCCTTGCGGTCATCCGGTTCAATGATCGTTCTTCCCCGGAACGGCTGGAACGCAACCTCTCTGGGGTCTTCGACCCGTTCGCCACATACCCCGCCCCGAGGAACTTCGAGCCAGATATGATCAATCTATCCGAGCGCTATCTCACTGGTGTTGTGTGGCCGGGACTCGCTCCGCGGCCACAGAGTACTAGAGCCGCGGCTAGCAAATGGTTCGATCTATCCATGGCGGACCCGGCTTTGTTTACAGCGTTCATGTTTGGTTCGCTGTGTCACCTTCGTGTCCAATGGCAGAATAATTGGGTGCCGGGGACAGTATTTGGTCAAAGAGAACGTCGCGCGCTGCAGCTGTGTGAAATGGAATCGATCAAACTGATCAACCAGGCTGTTCGCGATCCCGATCGCGTGGTCAGCGATGCTGTTCTCCTCAGTGTCATTTGCATGGCTCATCATCAGGCAGAGGAGAAATCGGCACAACAGCACCGCAGAACACCGTTTAATCCGCCGTTCCCGCGACTACAATGGATAGATGTCTACGGGTGTCTGCCACCGAACATGATCCATGTCAAAGGATTGTTGCAATTGATCAAAATGCGAGGCGGCTTGGCAAATATCCACACAGAGGGCCTAGCCGCGACGATTTCCTT CTCGGATATCATGAGCTGCAGTATCCTCTCCGTCCACCCATGTTTTGATTTCTGGCCCCTCGCCGATTGCCGAAGGGGCTTGTCCGTCCAAGAGCTGCTCGGCTTCGGCCCATCAGATGTTGCCCAGGGATTCGGCCATTTGCAGGAAATTGGCGTCACCCGTCAAATGGCAGAAGCTTTCCAAGCGGTGCACACTTACATCGGCATCATCAAAGCGAGCCCGACTTCCACACACGATGTCTCTTTGCTTGTCGACCAGCGCAACCTAACCCAACATACTCTCCTCTGTCTCTCTCCGGCCTCAGAGCTGCTCTTCGCCCATCCCACGCACGCAGCCACCTACGAAGCCTGCCGCCTAGCGGCATTGGTCTTCGGGGTGGGTGTTCTCTTCCCAATCCCTGCACAAAACACCCCCCTCAATCGTCTAGCGCGCCTTATCCAATCGGTCCTCCTTCAACCCTCCTCCGCAGACCTGTGGACTTCCCCAGCCGCGCGGCTCCCTCTTATCTGGGTCTTGGCCCTCGGCGGTATCGCAGCGAACGATACCCGCGAGCGCACCTGGTTCGCCACTGCTCTGGGAGATATAACCCGCGGGACTGGATTGATGTCATGGGAAAGCATCAAATCCGTTCTCGCATCCATGTTATGGTACGACGTTGCCTGCGATTCTGCCGCGGAGGCCCTCTGGCAAGAGAACGCTAGCAGGTATACCTATGCCATCCAGTGA